The following are encoded together in the Gordonia insulae genome:
- a CDS encoding Fur family transcriptional regulator — translation MTSPTDRPVTGVRSTKQRAAIADALAAGDDFVSAQELHDQLKARGESIGLTTVYRNLQALSQSGQIDVLWDGSGETRYRHCSSGHHHHLVCRRCGTTVEVQADPVEKWAASVAAQHGFSDINHTVEVFGYCAACRSAN, via the coding sequence ATGACCTCGCCCACCGACCGGCCCGTCACCGGAGTGCGTTCGACCAAACAGCGTGCCGCCATCGCCGATGCACTCGCCGCCGGCGATGACTTCGTCTCCGCGCAGGAGCTGCACGATCAGCTCAAGGCGCGGGGTGAGTCGATCGGACTGACGACCGTCTACCGGAATCTGCAGGCGTTGAGTCAGTCCGGGCAGATCGATGTGCTGTGGGACGGCTCGGGTGAGACGCGGTACCGGCATTGCTCGTCGGGACATCACCATCACCTGGTGTGCCGACGATGCGGGACGACCGTCGAGGTGCAGGCCGACCCTGTTGAGAAGTGGGCAGCGAGTGTCGCTGCGCAACACGGCTTCTCCGACATCAACCACACCGTCGAGGTGTTCGGGTACTGCGCGGCGTGCCGGTCGGCGAACTGA
- a CDS encoding ArsR/SmtB family transcription factor, producing the protein MEAMDSIGSHDRDRVTTRPDVAGLVECTAASELLRALASPTRIAIVLLLRERPSCVHEIVGTLELSQPLVSQHLRVLKDAGVVRGQRNGREIMYELVDDHLAHIVTDALTHAMEDVASPVDPGGTPAVAE; encoded by the coding sequence ATGGAGGCAATGGACTCCATCGGCTCACATGATCGAGATCGCGTCACCACCCGGCCAGACGTCGCGGGTCTGGTGGAGTGCACGGCGGCGAGCGAGCTCCTCCGCGCGCTGGCGTCACCGACCAGGATCGCCATCGTTCTGTTGCTCCGCGAACGCCCATCGTGTGTCCACGAGATCGTCGGCACACTCGAGTTGAGCCAGCCCCTGGTCAGTCAGCATCTCCGCGTCCTCAAGGACGCCGGTGTGGTGCGCGGGCAGCGCAACGGGCGAGAGATCATGTACGAGCTCGTCGACGACCACCTCGCGCACATCGTCACCGATGCGCTCACGCACGCCATGGAGGACGTCGCCTCCCCGGTCGACCCCGGTGGCACACCGGCGGTGGCGGAATGA